In the Plasmodium chabaudi chabaudi strain AS genome assembly, chromosome: 13 genome, one interval contains:
- a CDS encoding casein kinase II beta chain, putative produces MDHISDDSLNNTFEEEDNQEEDVEISGEEFDNQIRSDYKEEEYEHDEDGEGIPGLEPKDGEHEQGEEEEEDEEEEEEEEEEEEEDEDEDEEDDDDDDDDDDDDDDYDDDDEYDEDDFNEATVSWIEWFCQLKQNIFLVEVDEDFIRDEFNLIGLQTKVPHFKKLLKIILDEDDDDDDDDDDDDDYDEDDDEINRRSEELYKNKDIYEQNAACLYGLIHSRFILTSKGLALMREKYKSGIYGTCPSIYCDNAKLLPTAISEVPKFLSPLLYCPRCCETYYPHKNSLINQLDGSYFGTSFASFFALSFNILSDKKKNYYTPQICGFTINRDIRENLYLEMNKDNSESSEEFS; encoded by the exons atggATCATATATCAGATGACAGCCTAAATAATACGTTTGAAGAAGAAGATAATCAGGAAGAGGATGTAGAAATTTCAGGGGAAGAATTTGATAATCAAATACGAAGTGATTATAAGGAGGAAGAATATGAGCATGATGAAGATGGAGAAGGTATCCCAGGATTAGAACCTAAAGATGGCGAACACGAACAAGGggaagaagaagaagaggACGAAGAGGAAGAGGAAGAAGAGGAGGAGGAAGAAGAAGAGGATGAAGACGAGGACGAAGAAGATGACGACGAcgatgatgatgatgatgacGATGATGATGATTATGATGATGACGACGAATATGATGAAGACGATTTTAATGAAGCTACg GTATCCTGGATCGAGTGGTTTTGCCAGCTGAAGCAAAACATCTTTTTAGTAGAAGTGGATGAGGATTTCATAAGAGACGAGTTTAATTTAATTGGGTTACAAACTAAAGTAccacattttaaaaaattattaaaaattattttagaTGAAGATGACGACGATGAcgatgatgatgatgatgacGATGATTATGATGAAgatgatgatgaaataaatagaaGATCTGAAgagttatataaaaataaagatatatatgaacAGAATGCAGCATGTTTATATGGATTAATACATAGccgttttattttaacttCAAAAGGTTTAGCTCTTATgagagaaaaatataaatcggGTATTTATGGAACATGCCCAAGTATATATTGTGATAATGCAAAATTATTACCAACAGCTATATCAGAAGTACCTAAATTTTTAAGCCCACTTTTATATTGCCCTCGATGTTGTGAAACATATTATCCtcataaaaattcattaaTTAATCAATTAGATGGTTCTTATTTTGGTACTAGTTTTGCCTCCTTTTTTGCcttatcatttaatatattatctgataaaaaaaaaaattattataccCCACAAATATGTGGATTTACTATAAATAGGGACATAAGagaaaatttgtatttagAAATGAACAAGGATAATAGTGAATCATCTGAAGAATTCTCTTGA
- a CDS encoding sporozoite protein essential for cell traversal, putative, translated as MKILTTILVLFIILKCVLSFNLRVFFIIIFFLFLGIGPKGKSIYLDKDPKKESNIDQSKNKIFEEFDKISDDFSDDINAIKQTIKDLFLDVEGSFEDTSDDVVKLLSKYSFVPEEKLNIIDGILRSFIENSKTHIFNSPNAYINTQKEKIKNVCDFTLKKLNSLIQINELNKNHIILKYGKGEAKKGVLESIRNNDNISKNLKSELLKYENVSNQNIRISELIDFITPIYEDFINKLVNLINDLQIKLNKIPK; from the exons atgaaaatattaactaCCATTTTAGTcctatttatcattttaaaatgtgttttgtcttttaatttaa GagtttttttcattattattttttttttgtttttaggCATTGGGCCAAAAGGAAAAAGTATCTATTTAGATAAAGATCCTAAGAAAGAATCTAATATTGATCAGTCGAAAAATAAg atCTTTGAagaatttgataaaatttcaGATGACTTTAGTGATGATATAAATGCAATAAAGCAAACTATAAAAGATTTGTTTCTCGACGTAGAAGGTTCGTTTGAAGACACTTCTGATGATGTTGTGAAACT CCTATCAAAATACAGTTTTGTTCCAGAAGAAAAATTGAATATTATCGATGGAATTCTTCGGTCTTTCATTGAAa aCAGCAAAACCCACATTTTCAATTCTCCAAATGCTTATATAAACAcgcaaaaagaaaaaataaaaaacgtTTGTGACtttacattaaaaaaattaaatagcctaattcaaataaacgaacttaataaaaaccacatcattttaaaatatggaaaaggAGAAGCAAAAAAGGGTGTTTTAGAATCAATAAGGAACAATGACAACATATCCAAAAATCTAAAATCGGAATTATtgaaatatgaaaatgtaaGTAACCAAAATATAAGGATATCAGAATTAATTGACTTCATAACACCTATCTATGAagattttataaacaagTTAGTAAACTTAATTAATGACTTACAAATTAAACTAAATAAGATtccaaaataa
- a CDS encoding tetratricopeptide repeat protein, putative: MLRLRRFNKLWARSIFLNVRNFCENKKIHYNGPKDTYINSGLELKNEDTEKLISLMKESLKLKLLTCTYYSEEIGKHYLELAILEHKNLLLNDSKNHYLKSYEIYKKIYSENSIMCANIQTYIGVIYKDLGDLKASEEFLQLSLANKKLICNDKNYLIVDTLNNLGSLYQHKKNYTTSIEYFEECIRILLSSSIHLHKDEQIALCYYNLSFSYIGINDINSAITCLIRSYQMAQNAFGPDHMLTVRIKTLWNRLESEAAEGK, encoded by the coding sequence atgcTTAGGTTACGAcgttttaataaattatgggcaagatctatttttttgaatgtTCGTAATTtttgtgaaaataaaaaaattcattacAATGGGCCAAAggatacatatataaattcagggcttgaattaaaaaatgaagacaCAGAAAAGTTAATAAGTTTAATGAAAGAGagtttaaaattaaaacttCTGACATGTACATATTATTCTGAAGAAATAGGAAAACATTATTTAGAGCTAGCCATATTagaacataaaaatttattattaaatgattcgaaaaatcattatttaaaaagttatgaaatatataaaaaaatatatagcgAAAATAGTATAATGTGTGCAAATATACAAACATATATAGGTGTTATTTATAAAGATTTAGGAGATTTAAAAGCATCAGAAGAATTTTTACAACTCTCCTtagcaaataaaaaattaatatgtaatgataaaaattatttaattgttGACACACTTAATAATCTTGGGTCTTTATAtcaacataaaaaaaattatacaacatcaattgaatattttgaagAATGTATaagaattttattatcatcatcaATACATTTACATAAAGATGAACAAATAGCTCTATgctattataatttatccTTTTCTTACATTGgaataaatgatattaatTCTGCAATAACATGTTTAATACGTTCCTATCAAATGGCTCAAAATGCTTTTGGGCCTGATCATATGTTAACAGTTCGAATAAAAACGTTATGGAACCGGTTAGAAAGTGAAGCAGCAGAAGGGAAATGA